The Lycium barbarum isolate Lr01 chromosome 10, ASM1917538v2, whole genome shotgun sequence genome includes a region encoding these proteins:
- the LOC132613524 gene encoding probable glycerol-3-phosphate dehydrogenase [NAD(+)] 1, cytosolic — protein MVGSIEVKSGNNVYSNGRVHNHNGLEEKLDELRQILGKSNGDLLRIVCVGAGAWGSVFAALLQDSYGQLRDKIQIRVWRRSGRAVDRATAEHLFEVINSREDVLRRLIRRCAYLKYVEARLGDRTLYADEILRDGFCLNMIDTPLCPLKVVTNLQEAVWDADLVINGLPSTETREVFREISKYWKERLTVPIIISLAKGIEAELDPVPHIITPTQMINRATGTPVENILYLGGPNIASEIYNKEYANARICGSEKWRKPLAKFLRQPHFIVWDNSDLVTHEVMGGLKNVYAIGAGMVAALTNESATSKSVYFAHCTSEMIFITYLLTEEPERLAGPLLADTYVTLLKGRNAWYGQMIAKGELSLDMGDSISGKGTIQGVSAVEAFYELLSQSSLNVLHPEANKPVAPVELCPILKTLYKILIKREQGPLAILQALRDENLNDPRDRIEIAQSHAFYRPSLLGQP, from the exons ATGGTTGGTAGTATTGAGGTGAAAAGTGGTAATAATGTGTACTCAAATGGGAGAGTACATAACCACAATGGTCTAGAGGAGAAACTTGATGAACTTAGGCAAATTCTTGGTAAATCTAATGGTGATTTATTGAGAATTGTTTGTGTTGGAGCTGGTGCTTGGGGCAGTGTTTTTGCAGCTTTGCTGCAAGATAGTTATGGCCAATTGCGCGATAAGATTCAAATTCGTGTATGGAGAAGGTCAGGTAGAGCTGTTGATAGAGCCACAGCAGAACATTTATTTGAAGTGATCAATTCAAGGGAGGATGTGTTAAGGAGGTTGATCAGGAGATGTGCATATCTTAAGTATGTCGAGGCGAGATTAGGCGATCGGACATTATATGCTGATGAAATCTTGAGAGATGGTTTCTGCTTAAACATGATTGATACACCACTTTGTCCATTGAAAGTTGTGACCAATTTGCAAGAAGCTGTGTGGGATGCTGATCTTGTGATAAATGGATTGCCATCGACTGAAACACGAGAAGTGTTTAGGGAGATCAGCAAGTATTGGAAGGAAAGATTAACTGTACCAATCATCATTTCTTTGGCAAAGGGTATTGAGGCTGAATTAGATCCAGTTCCACATATTATTACTCCAACACAGATGATCAATCGGGCAA CTGGAACACCAGTAGAAAACATCCTTTATCTCGGTGGACCAAATATTGCTTCGGAGATTTACAACAAAGAGTATGCTAATGCTAGGATTTGTGGATCAGAAAAATGGAGAAAACCACTTGCAAAGTTCTTAAGGCAACCTCATTTTATTGTTTGGGACAACAGCGACCTTGTAACACATGAAGTCATGGGAGGCTTGAAGAATGTCTACGCCATTGGAGCCG GGATGGTAGCTGCACTAACAAATGAGAGTGCCACCAGCAAATCAGTATATTTTGCACACTGTACATCAGAGATGATATTCATCACGTATTTGTTGACTGAAGAACCAGAAAGGCTAGCAGGGCCTTTGCTAGCTGATACATATGTAACATTGTTGAAAGGTCGTAATGCATGGTATGGTCAAATGATAGCTAAGGGAGAACTGAGTCTCGATATGGGTGATAGCATCAGTGGAAAAGGAACAATCCAG GGAGTTTCTGCAGTCGAAGCATTCTATGAACTTCTAAGTCAGTCAAGTTTGAATGTGTTACACCCGGAAGCGAATAAGCCGGTCGCCCCAGTTGAGCTGTGCCCCATCTTGAAGACTTTGTACAAGATACTCATTAAAAG GGAACAAGGGCCACTGGCTATTCTTCAGGCACTGAGGGATGAAAACTTGAATGATCCGCGCGATCGGATTGAGATTGCGCAAAGCCATGCATTTTACAGGCCTTCACTTCTTGGGCAACCTTGA
- the LOC132613525 gene encoding uncharacterized protein LOC132613525 produces the protein MGDSNNLEETLKPFYQRAAEAEERLARLEISVASKTDSKNEELERTVAELQSKLKDVTAELKAEQEKGHKQVEQLSAENAKLKYRIKHLVRSLEEALSKLASKSG, from the exons ATGGGGGATTCAAACAATCTTGAAGAAACTTTGAAACCCTTTTATCAGAGAGCTGCTGAAGCTGAG GAACGATTGGCAAGACTTGAAATTTCAGTTGCTAGTAAGACAG ATTCTAAGAATGAGGAATTAGAGAGAACAGTTGCTGAACTCCAGTCAAAGCTGAAAGATGTCACAGCTGAGCTCAAAGCAGAACAAGAGAAG GGACATAAACAGGTGGAACAACTCTCTGCAGAAAATGCAAAGCTGAAATATCGTATCAAACATCTAGTTCGATCGCTAGAGGAGGCTCTTAGCAAGTTGGCGTCAAAGTCAG GTTAA
- the LOC132614369 gene encoding toll/interleukin-1 receptor-like protein: protein MAASSSQYDVFLSFRGEDTRKNFVSHLYDALVESHIKTFKDDKKLEKGTSIPEELPKAIDESKFAIVVFSMNYATSSWCLDELVRIIQGKIQRDLTVVPIFYGVNRYEVEEQRKMFAEAFDKHEANVDREKVQIWRKALTEAAKLPGWVICNGDSEAEIIEDIVKYIQKKKQQIPINTASNLLETNSRNVSFWPTTLDFLSSFIFSHFPRSLSLFFFSRFFQPESQVLVNHQEVAPQA from the exons ATGGCTGCTTCATCGTCCCAATACGATGTATTCTTGAGTTTCAGAGGAGAAGACACTCGCAAAAACTTCGTAAGTCATTTATACGATGCTTTAGTTGAAAGTCATATCAAAACATTCAAAGATGATAAGAAGCTAGAGAAGGGTACATCAATTCCAGAAGAACTTCCTAAAGCTATTGATGAGTCGAAATTCGCTATTGTGGTCTTTTCGATGAATTACGCTACGTCTAGCTGGTGTTTGGATGAACTTGTGAGGATTATTCAAG GTAAAATTCAACGCGATCTGACTGTTGTACCGATTTTCTACGGTGTAAATCGATATGAAGTAGAAGAACAAAGGAAGATGTTTGCTGAAGCTTTTGATAAACATGAAGCAAATGTTGATAGAGAAAAGGTGCAGATCTGGAGGAAAGCTCTAACTGAAGCAGCCAAATTACCAGGCTGGGTTATATGCAACGG GGACAGCGAAGCTGAAATCATAGAGGACATTGTCAAATATATTCAAAAGAAGAAGCAGCAGATTCCAATTAATACTGCTAGTAATTTATTGGAAACAAACTCTCGAAACGTGTCCTTTTGGCCCACCACACTTGACTTCCTTTCCTCTTTTATCTTCTCTCACTTCCCCCGTTcgctctcccttttttttttttcgcgtTTTTTTCAACCCGAATCTCAAGTATTGGTCAATCATCAGGAGGTAGCCCCACAAGCATGA